The Xylophilus rhododendri region CGAGCATGGGTGCGGTCCTTGTTGTTCTGGCTCTGTGAAGAGCCGCAACATTAGGTTGCATCCCCATGGCGCCTCGTCGGTGGCCTTGACGGGGCGGTGTAGGCGTGGGTCGGGCCGGGGCGAAGTTCCGGACGCTATGCAGCCGCCAGGGCCAGCCTGCGCCGGCTGACAAAACGCCGCGCCTCGCCCCCGATGGGATCGGTGAAGGCGAACTCGCGCGCCAGCAATTGCAGCGGCTGGCTGTAGTCGGGTTCGGCCTCCGGCGGCGGCTCAGGCCACAGCGCAGGATAGATGCGGTCGCCCGCGATCGGCAGGCCCAGCGCGTTCATCTGCGCCCGCAACTGGTGCTTGCGGCCGGTGCGCGGCGTCAGGCGGTAGTGGGCCAGCGGGGCCGGCGGGCTGCCCGCCGCCACCGGTGCGATCAGTTCGACCAGGGTCTCGGCATTGGGCTCGCCGGGCACCACCTGCATCTGCATGAAGTCGCGGCCGGCCGGCTCTTCCAGGCGGCTGCGGCAGACCAGGGGCAGGGCCAGCTCCGGCCGCCACGGGGCGACAGCCTCGTAGACCTTGTACGCCAGCCGGTCGCGCAGCACGCAGTGGTAGGCATGGCGGGTGGCGGGCTGGACGATGAAGACCAGCACGCCGGCGGTCTCGCGGTCCAGCCGGTGCATGGGCACCAGGCCGTCCAGGCCCAGGCGCTGCTTCAGGCGCACCAGCGCCGTCTCCATCAGGTGCCGGCCGCCGGGCACGCTGGCGAGGAAATGCGGCTTGTCCACCACGATCAGGCGCTCGTCCTGGAACAGGATGTCGATGTCGAAGGGCACCGGCGTCTCGCGCGGCGGCTCGCGCCAGTACCAGAAGGCCATGCCGGGGCTGCAGGGCGCGGCGCCATCGGCGGGCCGGCCCTGCGCATCGATCACCTCGCCCCGGGCCAGACGCCGGGGCCAGTCGTGCACTTTGGGGAAACGCGCGACGAGGAAATCCTGCAGGCTGGCGAAACGGCCATCGCCCACCGCCACCCGGCTCGCGCCCACGCCGTCGCGCATGGGCGGGCGCCAGGCGGGCTTAGCCCGGGTCATCGCCGCTGGAGACGTCGAGCTGGCGGGCGCGCTTCAGGCGCCAGGCTTCGTCGGGCAAGGCCGGGT contains the following coding sequences:
- a CDS encoding pseudouridine synthase, with the protein product MRDGVGASRVAVGDGRFASLQDFLVARFPKVHDWPRRLARGEVIDAQGRPADGAAPCSPGMAFWYWREPPRETPVPFDIDILFQDERLIVVDKPHFLASVPGGRHLMETALVRLKQRLGLDGLVPMHRLDRETAGVLVFIVQPATRHAYHCVLRDRLAYKVYEAVAPWRPELALPLVCRSRLEEPAGRDFMQMQVVPGEPNAETLVELIAPVAAGSPPAPLAHYRLTPRTGRKHQLRAQMNALGLPIAGDRIYPALWPEPPPEAEPDYSQPLQLLAREFAFTDPIGGEARRFVSRRRLALAAA